A window of the Microbulbifer aggregans genome harbors these coding sequences:
- the rnc gene encoding ribonuclease III: MTDILLERLCLRLGHQFSRPELLELALTHRSAGSRNNERLEFLGDSILGFTIGAALFEKFPQGREGQLSRLRAQLVSGETLAKLAREMEIGDCLRLGEGEMKSGGFRRASILADAVEALIGAIYLDAGLEPARQRVLAWFASRLENLSLETAKDPKTRLQEWLQARQRPLPEYTVVDVSGAEHAQRFVVECRVKGLSAPVRGEASSRRSAEKIAATEAYNRLAGED; encoded by the coding sequence GTGACTGATATTCTTCTCGAGCGTCTGTGCCTGCGGCTCGGCCATCAATTTTCACGGCCCGAGCTGCTTGAACTGGCGCTGACCCACCGCTCTGCCGGGAGCCGCAACAATGAGCGGCTCGAATTCCTCGGCGATTCCATTCTTGGCTTTACCATCGGCGCAGCCCTGTTCGAGAAATTCCCCCAGGGGCGGGAAGGGCAGCTGAGCCGCTTGCGCGCGCAGCTGGTCAGCGGCGAGACCCTGGCGAAACTGGCCCGTGAGATGGAAATCGGCGATTGCCTCCGTCTGGGCGAAGGTGAGATGAAAAGCGGTGGCTTTCGCCGCGCCTCGATTCTCGCCGATGCGGTTGAAGCCCTGATCGGGGCAATTTATCTCGATGCCGGTCTGGAACCAGCCCGCCAGCGAGTACTGGCCTGGTTTGCCAGCCGACTGGAAAATCTCTCCCTTGAAACCGCCAAGGACCCCAAGACCCGCCTTCAGGAGTGGCTGCAGGCGCGCCAGCGCCCCCTTCCAGAGTACACCGTGGTCGATGTATCCGGTGCCGAGCACGCCCAGCGATTCGTGGTGGAATGCCGTGTGAAAGGCCTCAGCGCCCCCGTTCGCGGGGAGGCGAGCAGTCGCCGCAGTGCGGAGAAGATTGCCGCTACCGAGGCCTACAACCGCCTTGCCGGCGAAGATTGA
- the era gene encoding GTPase Era: MTEQSPRCGYVAIVGRPNVGKSTLLNHMLGQKLAITSRKPQTTRHNMLGIKTDGTNQIIFVDTPGLHADADKAINRYMNRAASSAARDVDVVVFVVERTRWTEGDQLVADKLRGLKCPLVIAVNKVDQLEDKADLLPQLQALADQHPNAEIVPISALRNVNLDTLEKVIIERLPEGIHFFPEDQITDRSSRFLAAEIVREKVMRQLGAEVPYQVTVEVEEFSQDGPILHISAAILVERSGQKRIIIGNKGERIKQIGSQARLDMERLFDSKVMLNLWVKVKSGWSDDERALRSLGYRDD; encoded by the coding sequence TTGACTGAACAATCCCCCCGCTGCGGCTATGTGGCCATCGTCGGCCGCCCGAATGTGGGTAAGTCCACTCTGCTGAACCATATGTTGGGTCAGAAGCTGGCGATCACCTCGCGCAAGCCCCAGACCACCCGCCACAACATGCTCGGTATCAAAACCGACGGTACCAACCAGATCATTTTCGTGGATACACCGGGATTGCACGCGGATGCGGACAAGGCCATCAACCGCTACATGAACCGCGCCGCCAGCAGCGCTGCCCGGGATGTGGATGTGGTGGTGTTCGTAGTGGAGAGGACCCGCTGGACCGAGGGCGACCAGCTGGTGGCGGATAAGCTGCGCGGTCTCAAATGCCCGCTGGTTATCGCCGTTAACAAGGTGGACCAGTTGGAAGACAAGGCCGACCTGTTGCCGCAGTTGCAGGCCCTCGCCGACCAGCATCCCAACGCCGAGATTGTGCCGATCTCGGCGCTGCGCAACGTCAATCTGGATACCCTGGAGAAGGTCATTATCGAGCGTCTGCCGGAGGGCATACACTTTTTCCCCGAAGACCAGATTACCGACCGCAGCTCCCGCTTCCTTGCAGCGGAGATCGTGCGGGAAAAGGTCATGCGCCAGCTCGGTGCGGAAGTGCCATACCAGGTGACGGTGGAGGTGGAAGAATTCAGCCAGGATGGGCCAATACTACATATCAGTGCCGCCATTCTGGTGGAGCGTTCCGGCCAGAAACGGATCATCATCGGCAACAAGGGCGAGCGTATCAAGCAGATCGGCAGTCAGGCGCGTCTGGATATGGAACGCCTGTTTGACAGCAAGGTCATGCTGAACCTGTGGGTCAAAGTGAAATCCGGCTGGTCTGACGACGAACGTGCCCTGCGCAGTCTCGGCTATCGCGACGACTAG
- the recO gene encoding DNA repair protein RecO yields the protein MAQPQTPLQPAYILHSRPYRDSSLILELLTPEYGRIGCVARGARRDKQRRQQALQPFSPLLVTLMGRGDLKTLGPVESAGSAHWLRGRAVYGGLYANELLVRLLPVGESQYQVFAAYQDLLRGLNALVGEDSRELLGPLRLFELKLLEDLGNCPSLNYCALTQGPLDPTGNYRLERETGFVPVHRQKGAVSRADEFIGEDLLGLHGALKSDSFPPAQLAVAKRLTGLLLRPLLGEKPLQSRELFRQVYGKQ from the coding sequence ATGGCGCAACCGCAAACACCGCTGCAGCCGGCGTATATCCTGCACTCACGCCCCTACCGGGATTCGAGCCTGATTCTGGAGCTTCTGACTCCAGAATACGGGCGGATCGGTTGTGTGGCCCGTGGTGCGCGCCGGGACAAACAGCGCCGTCAGCAGGCGTTGCAGCCTTTCAGTCCGTTGCTGGTGACGCTGATGGGGCGAGGCGACCTCAAGACTCTCGGGCCGGTGGAGAGCGCGGGCAGCGCCCACTGGCTGCGGGGCCGGGCAGTCTACGGTGGCCTCTACGCCAACGAATTACTCGTACGGTTGTTACCTGTGGGAGAATCCCAGTATCAGGTTTTCGCAGCGTATCAGGACTTATTGCGAGGTCTTAACGCGCTTGTAGGTGAGGATTCGCGCGAATTGTTGGGGCCCCTGCGACTTTTTGAATTGAAGCTCCTCGAAGACCTCGGAAATTGCCCGTCCCTGAACTATTGTGCGCTGACTCAGGGACCGCTGGATCCCACCGGAAATTACCGGCTTGAACGCGAAACGGGCTTTGTTCCCGTGCACCGTCAAAAGGGGGCCGTGTCCCGCGCCGACGAGTTTATCGGCGAGGATTTGCTCGGGTTGCACGGCGCACTGAAAAGTGATTCTTTTCCACCCGCGCAGCTGGCTGTGGCGAAGCGCCTGACAGGTCTGTTGTTGAGGCCGCTGCTCGGCGAAAAACCGCTCCAGAGTCGGGAATTATTCAGACAGGTTTACGGTAAACAGTGA